In a single window of the Cucumis melo cultivar AY chromosome 11, USDA_Cmelo_AY_1.0, whole genome shotgun sequence genome:
- the LOC103499052 gene encoding SPX domain-containing membrane protein At4g22990-like isoform X2, with product MVAFGKKLRELQIPEWREHYINYKLMKKKVNRYTQQIEIGTQNDYYVLRDFSRLLDIQEQYRAAGQDLLRLLAFVEINAIGLRKILKKFDKRFGYKFTDYYVKTRANHPHSQLKQVFKQVGIVAVAGAIFRNLAELEDHKESYISIYDQLDLSYQDPVIDSIKAALNRLSNSTNFLQFLGKHAMLLEDGLSDPAENNVDERYNFMSLLLNLVNTFLYMVNTYIIVPTADNYTMSLGAAATVCGIVIGAMPVAQVFSSVYFSSWSNRSYMQPLVFSSIILVVGNTLYALAYDLKSITVLLVGRLFCGLGSARAVNRRYITDCVPLRLRMQASAGFVSASALGMACGPALACVFQRNFKISFITFNEDTLPGWAMALAWLIFLVWLCICFKEPSSVIPSEAYTGKTAILILENGCTQPLLLSKDGKQECADQECDDDDNDDGGQSKRSRKPVNSIMLAYKLLTPSVKVQLFVYFMLKYAMEIVLAESSIITGYYFVWSTTNVAVFLACLGLTVLPVNIIVGNYLSNLFEERQLLLASEIMLCIGVIMSFHTLIPYSVPQYVCSALITFVSAEILEGVNLSLLSRVMSSRLSRGTFNGGLLSTEAGTIARVIADGTITLSGYLGESKLLNVTLLPSLFICVYAIIATCFTYNSLY from the exons GCACTATATCAATTATAAGTTAATGAAGAAGAAAGTTAACAGATATACTCAGCAAATAGAGATTGGAACACAAAATGACTACTATGTGCTCAGGGACTTCTCAAGATTATTAGATATTCAG GAACAATATAGAGCAGCTGGACAAGATCTTCTGAGGCTTCTCGCTTTTGTGGAGATAAATGCAATTGGTCTACGCAAGATATTAAAGAAGTTCGATAAACGCTTTGGCTACAAGTTTACAGATTATTATGTCAAAACTCGTGCGAACCATCCTCATTCCCAACTCAAACAAGTTTTTAAGCAAGTG GGTATAGTTGCTGTCGCTGGTGCCATATTTCGTAATCTTGCAGAGCTTGAAGATCATAAAGAGAGTTACATCTCGATATATGATCAACTAGACCTTTCATACCAG GACCCTGTAATTGATTCCATCAAAGCAGCTCTAAACAGATTATCAAACTCCacaaattttcttcaatttttgggAAAACATGCCATGCTTTTAGAAGATGGGTTATCAGATCCTGCTGAGAATAACGTTGATGAAAGATATAATTTTATGTCACTTCTTTTGAACTTAGTAAACACATTTTTGTATATGGTAAATACATATATTATTGTCCCAACAGCTGACAACTACACCATGAGCTTGGGAGCTGCCGCTACTGTCTGTGGCATTGTGATTGGGGCAATGCCTGTGGCACAGGTGTTTTCTTCGGTTTATTTCAGTTCTTGGTCAAACAGATCATACATGCAACCACTGGTTTTTAGTAGCATCATTCTTGTAGTGGGAAACACATTGTATGCACTGGCATATGATCTCAAGTCCATCACTGTTCTTCTCGTTGGCCGTCTTTTCTGTGG GTTGGGTTCTGCAAGAGCAGTTAACCGGCGCTATATTACCGACTGTGTGCCATTGAGATTACGAATGCAAGCTTCTGCAGGATTTGTTAGTGCAAGCGCACTGGGAATGGCATGTGGTCCAGCTCTTGCTTGTGTTTTTCAAAGAAATTTTAAGATATCATTCATTACATTTAATGAGGACACCTTGCCTGGTTGGGCCATGGCTCTTGCATGGCTCATTTTTCTCGTATGGTTGTGCATTTGTTTCAAAGAGCCTTCTTCAGTCATACCATCGGAAGCTTATACAG GAAAAACTGCAATACTTATTTTGGAGAATGGTTGTACGCAACCACTACTTTTAAGCAAAGATGGTAAGCAAGAATGTGCAGATCAAGAATGTGATGATGACGACAATGACGATGGTGGACAATCGAAAAGAAGTCGCAAACCAGTCAATTCAATAATGTTAGCTTATAAGTTACTTACACCATCTGTCAAG GTGCAACTATTTGTATATTTTATGCTAAAATATGCAATGGAAATTGTACTTGCTGAATCGAGTATAATCACAGGCTACTACTTTGTATGGTCGACCACCAATGTTGCAGTCTTTCTAGCATGCCTTGGCTTGACAGTGCTCCCTGTAAACATCATCGTTGGGAACTACCTCAGTAACTTATTCGAAGAAAG GCAACTTCTTCTTGCATCTGAAATTATGCTTTGCATAGGCGtaattatgagcttccatactTTGATTCCTTACTCAGTACCTCAATATGTGTGCTCGGCTCTAATCACATTTGTCTCTGCTGAAATCCTTGAAG GTGTAAATTTGTCACTTCTCTCTCGAGTCATGTCTTCTAGACTTTCACGTGGGACTTTTAATGGTGGCTTACTTTCCACCGAAGCTGGAACTATAGCTCGAGTGATTGCGGACGGCACAATAACATTGTCGGGGTACTTGGGTGAAAGTAAGCTCTTGAATGTTACCTTACTTCCTTCACTTTTTATTTGTGTATATGCCATTATAGCAACATGTTTTACCTACAACTCTCTTTACTAA
- the LOC103499052 gene encoding SPX domain-containing membrane protein At4g22990-like isoform X1 — protein sequence MVAFGKKLRELQIPEWREHYINYKLMKKKVNRYTQQIEIGTQNDYYVLRDFSRLLDIQIEKIVLFLLEQQGLLAMRLSSLGEEQDALSQQLTEAKVAELQEQYRAAGQDLLRLLAFVEINAIGLRKILKKFDKRFGYKFTDYYVKTRANHPHSQLKQVFKQVGIVAVAGAIFRNLAELEDHKESYISIYDQLDLSYQDPVIDSIKAALNRLSNSTNFLQFLGKHAMLLEDGLSDPAENNVDERYNFMSLLLNLVNTFLYMVNTYIIVPTADNYTMSLGAAATVCGIVIGAMPVAQVFSSVYFSSWSNRSYMQPLVFSSIILVVGNTLYALAYDLKSITVLLVGRLFCGLGSARAVNRRYITDCVPLRLRMQASAGFVSASALGMACGPALACVFQRNFKISFITFNEDTLPGWAMALAWLIFLVWLCICFKEPSSVIPSEAYTGKTAILILENGCTQPLLLSKDGKQECADQECDDDDNDDGGQSKRSRKPVNSIMLAYKLLTPSVKVQLFVYFMLKYAMEIVLAESSIITGYYFVWSTTNVAVFLACLGLTVLPVNIIVGNYLSNLFEERQLLLASEIMLCIGVIMSFHTLIPYSVPQYVCSALITFVSAEILEGVNLSLLSRVMSSRLSRGTFNGGLLSTEAGTIARVIADGTITLSGYLGESKLLNVTLLPSLFICVYAIIATCFTYNSLY from the exons GCACTATATCAATTATAAGTTAATGAAGAAGAAAGTTAACAGATATACTCAGCAAATAGAGATTGGAACACAAAATGACTACTATGTGCTCAGGGACTTCTCAAGATTATTAGATATTCAG ATTGAAAagattgttttatttttgttggaGCAACAAGGATTACTTGCAATGAGGTTATCTAGTCTTGGTGAAGAGCAAGACGCCCTTTCCCAACAACTTACAGAAGCAAAAGTTGCTGAATTACAGGAACAATATAGAGCAGCTGGACAAGATCTTCTGAGGCTTCTCGCTTTTGTGGAGATAAATGCAATTGGTCTACGCAAGATATTAAAGAAGTTCGATAAACGCTTTGGCTACAAGTTTACAGATTATTATGTCAAAACTCGTGCGAACCATCCTCATTCCCAACTCAAACAAGTTTTTAAGCAAGTG GGTATAGTTGCTGTCGCTGGTGCCATATTTCGTAATCTTGCAGAGCTTGAAGATCATAAAGAGAGTTACATCTCGATATATGATCAACTAGACCTTTCATACCAG GACCCTGTAATTGATTCCATCAAAGCAGCTCTAAACAGATTATCAAACTCCacaaattttcttcaatttttgggAAAACATGCCATGCTTTTAGAAGATGGGTTATCAGATCCTGCTGAGAATAACGTTGATGAAAGATATAATTTTATGTCACTTCTTTTGAACTTAGTAAACACATTTTTGTATATGGTAAATACATATATTATTGTCCCAACAGCTGACAACTACACCATGAGCTTGGGAGCTGCCGCTACTGTCTGTGGCATTGTGATTGGGGCAATGCCTGTGGCACAGGTGTTTTCTTCGGTTTATTTCAGTTCTTGGTCAAACAGATCATACATGCAACCACTGGTTTTTAGTAGCATCATTCTTGTAGTGGGAAACACATTGTATGCACTGGCATATGATCTCAAGTCCATCACTGTTCTTCTCGTTGGCCGTCTTTTCTGTGG GTTGGGTTCTGCAAGAGCAGTTAACCGGCGCTATATTACCGACTGTGTGCCATTGAGATTACGAATGCAAGCTTCTGCAGGATTTGTTAGTGCAAGCGCACTGGGAATGGCATGTGGTCCAGCTCTTGCTTGTGTTTTTCAAAGAAATTTTAAGATATCATTCATTACATTTAATGAGGACACCTTGCCTGGTTGGGCCATGGCTCTTGCATGGCTCATTTTTCTCGTATGGTTGTGCATTTGTTTCAAAGAGCCTTCTTCAGTCATACCATCGGAAGCTTATACAG GAAAAACTGCAATACTTATTTTGGAGAATGGTTGTACGCAACCACTACTTTTAAGCAAAGATGGTAAGCAAGAATGTGCAGATCAAGAATGTGATGATGACGACAATGACGATGGTGGACAATCGAAAAGAAGTCGCAAACCAGTCAATTCAATAATGTTAGCTTATAAGTTACTTACACCATCTGTCAAG GTGCAACTATTTGTATATTTTATGCTAAAATATGCAATGGAAATTGTACTTGCTGAATCGAGTATAATCACAGGCTACTACTTTGTATGGTCGACCACCAATGTTGCAGTCTTTCTAGCATGCCTTGGCTTGACAGTGCTCCCTGTAAACATCATCGTTGGGAACTACCTCAGTAACTTATTCGAAGAAAG GCAACTTCTTCTTGCATCTGAAATTATGCTTTGCATAGGCGtaattatgagcttccatactTTGATTCCTTACTCAGTACCTCAATATGTGTGCTCGGCTCTAATCACATTTGTCTCTGCTGAAATCCTTGAAG GTGTAAATTTGTCACTTCTCTCTCGAGTCATGTCTTCTAGACTTTCACGTGGGACTTTTAATGGTGGCTTACTTTCCACCGAAGCTGGAACTATAGCTCGAGTGATTGCGGACGGCACAATAACATTGTCGGGGTACTTGGGTGAAAGTAAGCTCTTGAATGTTACCTTACTTCCTTCACTTTTTATTTGTGTATATGCCATTATAGCAACATGTTTTACCTACAACTCTCTTTACTAA
- the LOC103499052 gene encoding SPX domain-containing membrane protein At4g22990-like isoform X3, with product MLEEIEKIVLFLLEQQGLLAMRLSSLGEEQDALSQQLTEAKVAELQEQYRAAGQDLLRLLAFVEINAIGLRKILKKFDKRFGYKFTDYYVKTRANHPHSQLKQVFKQVGIVAVAGAIFRNLAELEDHKESYISIYDQLDLSYQDPVIDSIKAALNRLSNSTNFLQFLGKHAMLLEDGLSDPAENNVDERYNFMSLLLNLVNTFLYMVNTYIIVPTADNYTMSLGAAATVCGIVIGAMPVAQVFSSVYFSSWSNRSYMQPLVFSSIILVVGNTLYALAYDLKSITVLLVGRLFCGLGSARAVNRRYITDCVPLRLRMQASAGFVSASALGMACGPALACVFQRNFKISFITFNEDTLPGWAMALAWLIFLVWLCICFKEPSSVIPSEAYTGKTAILILENGCTQPLLLSKDGKQECADQECDDDDNDDGGQSKRSRKPVNSIMLAYKLLTPSVKVQLFVYFMLKYAMEIVLAESSIITGYYFVWSTTNVAVFLACLGLTVLPVNIIVGNYLSNLFEERQLLLASEIMLCIGVIMSFHTLIPYSVPQYVCSALITFVSAEILEGVNLSLLSRVMSSRLSRGTFNGGLLSTEAGTIARVIADGTITLSGYLGESKLLNVTLLPSLFICVYAIIATCFTYNSLY from the exons ATGTTAGAAGAG ATTGAAAagattgttttatttttgttggaGCAACAAGGATTACTTGCAATGAGGTTATCTAGTCTTGGTGAAGAGCAAGACGCCCTTTCCCAACAACTTACAGAAGCAAAAGTTGCTGAATTACAGGAACAATATAGAGCAGCTGGACAAGATCTTCTGAGGCTTCTCGCTTTTGTGGAGATAAATGCAATTGGTCTACGCAAGATATTAAAGAAGTTCGATAAACGCTTTGGCTACAAGTTTACAGATTATTATGTCAAAACTCGTGCGAACCATCCTCATTCCCAACTCAAACAAGTTTTTAAGCAAGTG GGTATAGTTGCTGTCGCTGGTGCCATATTTCGTAATCTTGCAGAGCTTGAAGATCATAAAGAGAGTTACATCTCGATATATGATCAACTAGACCTTTCATACCAG GACCCTGTAATTGATTCCATCAAAGCAGCTCTAAACAGATTATCAAACTCCacaaattttcttcaatttttgggAAAACATGCCATGCTTTTAGAAGATGGGTTATCAGATCCTGCTGAGAATAACGTTGATGAAAGATATAATTTTATGTCACTTCTTTTGAACTTAGTAAACACATTTTTGTATATGGTAAATACATATATTATTGTCCCAACAGCTGACAACTACACCATGAGCTTGGGAGCTGCCGCTACTGTCTGTGGCATTGTGATTGGGGCAATGCCTGTGGCACAGGTGTTTTCTTCGGTTTATTTCAGTTCTTGGTCAAACAGATCATACATGCAACCACTGGTTTTTAGTAGCATCATTCTTGTAGTGGGAAACACATTGTATGCACTGGCATATGATCTCAAGTCCATCACTGTTCTTCTCGTTGGCCGTCTTTTCTGTGG GTTGGGTTCTGCAAGAGCAGTTAACCGGCGCTATATTACCGACTGTGTGCCATTGAGATTACGAATGCAAGCTTCTGCAGGATTTGTTAGTGCAAGCGCACTGGGAATGGCATGTGGTCCAGCTCTTGCTTGTGTTTTTCAAAGAAATTTTAAGATATCATTCATTACATTTAATGAGGACACCTTGCCTGGTTGGGCCATGGCTCTTGCATGGCTCATTTTTCTCGTATGGTTGTGCATTTGTTTCAAAGAGCCTTCTTCAGTCATACCATCGGAAGCTTATACAG GAAAAACTGCAATACTTATTTTGGAGAATGGTTGTACGCAACCACTACTTTTAAGCAAAGATGGTAAGCAAGAATGTGCAGATCAAGAATGTGATGATGACGACAATGACGATGGTGGACAATCGAAAAGAAGTCGCAAACCAGTCAATTCAATAATGTTAGCTTATAAGTTACTTACACCATCTGTCAAG GTGCAACTATTTGTATATTTTATGCTAAAATATGCAATGGAAATTGTACTTGCTGAATCGAGTATAATCACAGGCTACTACTTTGTATGGTCGACCACCAATGTTGCAGTCTTTCTAGCATGCCTTGGCTTGACAGTGCTCCCTGTAAACATCATCGTTGGGAACTACCTCAGTAACTTATTCGAAGAAAG GCAACTTCTTCTTGCATCTGAAATTATGCTTTGCATAGGCGtaattatgagcttccatactTTGATTCCTTACTCAGTACCTCAATATGTGTGCTCGGCTCTAATCACATTTGTCTCTGCTGAAATCCTTGAAG GTGTAAATTTGTCACTTCTCTCTCGAGTCATGTCTTCTAGACTTTCACGTGGGACTTTTAATGGTGGCTTACTTTCCACCGAAGCTGGAACTATAGCTCGAGTGATTGCGGACGGCACAATAACATTGTCGGGGTACTTGGGTGAAAGTAAGCTCTTGAATGTTACCTTACTTCCTTCACTTTTTATTTGTGTATATGCCATTATAGCAACATGTTTTACCTACAACTCTCTTTACTAA
- the LOC103499052 gene encoding SPX domain-containing membrane protein At4g22990-like isoform X4 — MSKLVRTILIPNSNKFLSKCCRLSFLVGGNNNHMLHPSIDSLKLIAQGIVAVAGAIFRNLAELEDHKESYISIYDQLDLSYQDPVIDSIKAALNRLSNSTNFLQFLGKHAMLLEDGLSDPAENNVDERYNFMSLLLNLVNTFLYMVNTYIIVPTADNYTMSLGAAATVCGIVIGAMPVAQVFSSVYFSSWSNRSYMQPLVFSSIILVVGNTLYALAYDLKSITVLLVGRLFCGLGSARAVNRRYITDCVPLRLRMQASAGFVSASALGMACGPALACVFQRNFKISFITFNEDTLPGWAMALAWLIFLVWLCICFKEPSSVIPSEAYTGKTAILILENGCTQPLLLSKDGKQECADQECDDDDNDDGGQSKRSRKPVNSIMLAYKLLTPSVKVQLFVYFMLKYAMEIVLAESSIITGYYFVWSTTNVAVFLACLGLTVLPVNIIVGNYLSNLFEERQLLLASEIMLCIGVIMSFHTLIPYSVPQYVCSALITFVSAEILEGVNLSLLSRVMSSRLSRGTFNGGLLSTEAGTIARVIADGTITLSGYLGESKLLNVTLLPSLFICVYAIIATCFTYNSLY, encoded by the exons ATGTCAAAACTCGTGCGAACCATCCTCATTCCCAACTCAAACAAGTTTTTAAGCAAGTG ttgTAGATTGAGCTTTTTGGTAGGAGGTAATAATAACCATATGTTGCATCCAAGCATTGATAGCTTGAAGCTAATTGCTCAGGGTATAGTTGCTGTCGCTGGTGCCATATTTCGTAATCTTGCAGAGCTTGAAGATCATAAAGAGAGTTACATCTCGATATATGATCAACTAGACCTTTCATACCAG GACCCTGTAATTGATTCCATCAAAGCAGCTCTAAACAGATTATCAAACTCCacaaattttcttcaatttttgggAAAACATGCCATGCTTTTAGAAGATGGGTTATCAGATCCTGCTGAGAATAACGTTGATGAAAGATATAATTTTATGTCACTTCTTTTGAACTTAGTAAACACATTTTTGTATATGGTAAATACATATATTATTGTCCCAACAGCTGACAACTACACCATGAGCTTGGGAGCTGCCGCTACTGTCTGTGGCATTGTGATTGGGGCAATGCCTGTGGCACAGGTGTTTTCTTCGGTTTATTTCAGTTCTTGGTCAAACAGATCATACATGCAACCACTGGTTTTTAGTAGCATCATTCTTGTAGTGGGAAACACATTGTATGCACTGGCATATGATCTCAAGTCCATCACTGTTCTTCTCGTTGGCCGTCTTTTCTGTGG GTTGGGTTCTGCAAGAGCAGTTAACCGGCGCTATATTACCGACTGTGTGCCATTGAGATTACGAATGCAAGCTTCTGCAGGATTTGTTAGTGCAAGCGCACTGGGAATGGCATGTGGTCCAGCTCTTGCTTGTGTTTTTCAAAGAAATTTTAAGATATCATTCATTACATTTAATGAGGACACCTTGCCTGGTTGGGCCATGGCTCTTGCATGGCTCATTTTTCTCGTATGGTTGTGCATTTGTTTCAAAGAGCCTTCTTCAGTCATACCATCGGAAGCTTATACAG GAAAAACTGCAATACTTATTTTGGAGAATGGTTGTACGCAACCACTACTTTTAAGCAAAGATGGTAAGCAAGAATGTGCAGATCAAGAATGTGATGATGACGACAATGACGATGGTGGACAATCGAAAAGAAGTCGCAAACCAGTCAATTCAATAATGTTAGCTTATAAGTTACTTACACCATCTGTCAAG GTGCAACTATTTGTATATTTTATGCTAAAATATGCAATGGAAATTGTACTTGCTGAATCGAGTATAATCACAGGCTACTACTTTGTATGGTCGACCACCAATGTTGCAGTCTTTCTAGCATGCCTTGGCTTGACAGTGCTCCCTGTAAACATCATCGTTGGGAACTACCTCAGTAACTTATTCGAAGAAAG GCAACTTCTTCTTGCATCTGAAATTATGCTTTGCATAGGCGtaattatgagcttccatactTTGATTCCTTACTCAGTACCTCAATATGTGTGCTCGGCTCTAATCACATTTGTCTCTGCTGAAATCCTTGAAG GTGTAAATTTGTCACTTCTCTCTCGAGTCATGTCTTCTAGACTTTCACGTGGGACTTTTAATGGTGGCTTACTTTCCACCGAAGCTGGAACTATAGCTCGAGTGATTGCGGACGGCACAATAACATTGTCGGGGTACTTGGGTGAAAGTAAGCTCTTGAATGTTACCTTACTTCCTTCACTTTTTATTTGTGTATATGCCATTATAGCAACATGTTTTACCTACAACTCTCTTTACTAA